One Bremerella sp. JC817 genomic window carries:
- a CDS encoding LysR family transcriptional regulator has translation MIERLQDLNFLHLFYFWSAVRQGSITAACDHLHLSQPTVSSQIRKLEKTLGHELFDRSGRDLQLTEVGRTVFEYADEIFSAGREMLGSLRGLPTERALRLSVGVPMYVPKLITYRLLEVVLRFPTQVQIEYHEAPMEQLVADLVRHKHDVIISDRPIASERKSRSFNHPLGDSPIAFCAVESLAEQLRGDFPNSLKQAPLLLPSPHTQLRCHLNQWFDENAISPRVVAQFDDSAMLNEFGSGGAGVFPTPAAVLDRVRRQYNVELVGTLEDVRSHFFAITAQRKLVHPVVMAISEEAPKILFDMRNGTNLSGISSMQDAAK, from the coding sequence ATGATTGAACGACTGCAGGACCTCAACTTTTTGCACCTCTTTTACTTTTGGAGTGCCGTTCGGCAAGGAAGCATTACGGCGGCATGCGATCACTTGCATCTCTCGCAGCCAACGGTCAGTTCGCAGATTCGCAAGCTCGAAAAAACTTTAGGGCACGAACTGTTCGATCGCAGTGGTCGCGACCTGCAACTGACCGAAGTAGGACGAACTGTTTTCGAGTACGCCGACGAGATCTTCTCCGCCGGACGAGAAATGCTCGGCAGCTTGCGGGGCTTGCCGACCGAGCGAGCATTGAGGCTGAGTGTGGGCGTGCCGATGTACGTTCCGAAGCTGATCACCTATCGCTTGCTGGAAGTCGTCTTGCGGTTTCCAACGCAGGTGCAGATTGAATATCACGAAGCGCCGATGGAACAGTTGGTCGCGGACCTGGTTCGGCACAAGCACGATGTGATCATCTCGGACCGGCCGATCGCATCGGAACGGAAGTCGCGAAGCTTCAATCATCCACTGGGTGATAGTCCAATCGCCTTCTGTGCCGTCGAGTCGCTCGCCGAACAGCTGCGGGGCGACTTCCCCAATTCGTTGAAGCAAGCGCCGCTTTTGCTGCCTTCGCCCCACACTCAATTGCGATGCCATTTGAATCAATGGTTTGACGAGAACGCGATCTCGCCGCGTGTCGTCGCTCAGTTCGACGACAGCGCCATGCTCAATGAATTTGGCAGCGGTGGGGCAGGGGTGTTTCCAACGCCAGCGGCGGTTCTCGATCGCGTTCGACGTCAATACAACGTCGAACTGGTCGGAACGCTGGAAGATGTTCGCAGTCACTTCTTTGCCATCACGGCGCAGCGAAAGCTGGTGCATCCGGTGGTGATGGCGATCTCGGAAGAAGCTCCAAAGATTTTGTTCGACATGCGGAACGGAACGAATTTATCAGGCATCAGCAGCATGCAGGACGCAGCAAAATAG
- a CDS encoding universal stress protein — protein sequence MLKSVLLHLSGSFGCDRVIELGARIAQCNGARLRGLSVLDTSSLQSAGQSVSAAHAISDFGRLAHAERGQAYSHEQLSEIAEKLEVPFDSIGIAGNAIESLVREAQFHDLLVTAAPAQDNRSPVDMPAWQLIDLVVKGRQPTYISRGMNTQPRRVLLPYDGTEAAARAIRSFLIHDPLQDSQCRLLGVGLAAHERSKSLQAMREYCEARRPDLEVGCLPGSVRRVLIPYASKWGADVIALGVPRTYGLWTRFLGQLSLDVLNRTHLDLFLVG from the coding sequence ATGCTCAAAAGCGTACTGCTTCACTTGAGCGGATCGTTTGGCTGCGATCGCGTCATCGAGCTTGGTGCCAGAATTGCCCAGTGCAATGGTGCCCGGCTGCGTGGCCTTTCGGTGCTCGACACCAGCTCGTTGCAGTCCGCGGGGCAGTCCGTTTCGGCAGCGCACGCCATCTCCGACTTTGGTCGGTTGGCCCATGCCGAACGTGGCCAGGCATACTCCCACGAACAGCTCAGCGAAATCGCCGAGAAGTTGGAGGTACCGTTCGATTCGATCGGCATTGCAGGAAACGCGATCGAAAGTCTTGTTCGTGAAGCACAGTTTCACGACCTCCTGGTAACCGCGGCCCCCGCTCAAGACAATCGCTCCCCGGTCGATATGCCCGCATGGCAACTGATCGACCTGGTGGTGAAAGGTCGCCAACCAACGTATATCTCGCGAGGAATGAACACGCAGCCGAGAAGGGTCCTGTTGCCGTACGACGGCACCGAGGCGGCGGCTCGTGCCATCCGCAGTTTCTTAATCCATGACCCGCTCCAAGATTCGCAGTGTCGACTGCTTGGTGTCGGCCTGGCCGCTCACGAGCGTTCCAAGTCGCTGCAAGCGATGCGTGAGTATTGCGAGGCAAGGCGACCCGACTTGGAAGTCGGTTGTTTGCCCGGTTCGGTCCGACGCGTTTTAATTCCTTACGCATCGAAGTGGGGAGCCGACGTCATTGCCCTGGGCGTACCACGGACGTATGGCCTATGGACCAGGTTCCTGGGGCAGTTATCGCTGGACGTACTGAATCGGACCCACTTGGACTTGTTCCTGGTGGGCTAA
- a CDS encoding bestrophin family ion channel, with product MIRDGFWTEVFKLQGSVTPYIAGRLIAFTLFGGCAYFFFDIFKIHNGLATAHYEYIGAVLALLLVMRTNAGYDRWYEARKLWGGIVNQSRNLAQIGLIYGPQNREWREAYARWVAAFSRSCCHSLRDEKKYDEIAQLAETVGVEETRRLSDANHMPMYVVRRVGELLKEAVEKGDLDRFYFLQAEAERARLIDHLGGCERILKTPLAAAFSIKIRRFLFLYLLFLPIAIVDAAGMLTPLIVFLVAYPLLALDQIGVELENPFSKLRLNHLPLDEISDNIRDNVLASLEDLAPLVPYARSPAIRPYNEKPRPAAISSMEDYSPIPIIPRPALES from the coding sequence ATGATTCGAGATGGATTCTGGACCGAAGTATTCAAGCTACAGGGATCGGTAACGCCTTACATCGCAGGCCGCTTGATTGCGTTCACGTTGTTTGGAGGATGTGCCTATTTCTTCTTCGACATCTTTAAAATTCATAACGGCCTGGCAACGGCTCACTATGAATACATCGGGGCCGTGTTAGCCTTGCTGCTGGTGATGCGAACCAACGCCGGTTACGACCGCTGGTATGAAGCCCGCAAATTGTGGGGAGGCATCGTCAACCAATCGCGAAATCTCGCCCAGATTGGCTTGATCTATGGCCCACAAAATCGGGAGTGGCGCGAAGCTTATGCTCGTTGGGTCGCTGCCTTTTCGCGTTCGTGCTGCCACAGCCTACGCGACGAAAAGAAATACGACGAAATCGCTCAACTGGCCGAGACAGTTGGTGTCGAAGAAACGCGTCGCTTGAGCGATGCCAATCACATGCCCATGTACGTGGTTCGTCGTGTCGGCGAACTGCTGAAAGAAGCAGTCGAAAAGGGTGATCTCGACCGTTTCTATTTTCTTCAAGCCGAAGCGGAACGGGCTCGCTTGATCGACCACCTCGGCGGGTGCGAGCGAATCTTGAAGACTCCACTAGCCGCGGCCTTCTCGATCAAGATTCGCCGCTTCCTGTTCCTCTACCTGCTGTTCTTGCCGATCGCGATCGTCGATGCTGCGGGGATGCTCACACCACTGATTGTGTTCCTGGTGGCTTATCCACTGCTGGCCCTCGATCAGATTGGTGTCGAACTGGAAAACCCCTTCTCGAAGTTGCGGTTGAACCATCTTCCGCTAGACGAGATCTCGGACAACATCCGCGACAACGTGTTGGCTTCCCTCGAAGATCTCGCACCACTGGTGCCTTACGCCAGGTCGCCGGCGATTCGGCCCTACAACGAAAAGCCTCGTCCAGCTGCGATTTCATCGATGGAAGATTACTCACCGATTCCCATAATACCTCGGCCAGCTTTGGAGAGCTAA